In the genome of Sphingomonas sp. LR60, the window GGCCGCGAACGTTGACGCCCGAGCCTTCGACCGAGAAGTGATCCGGGTCGTTGTTGCCGGCGAAGCGGTTGATCGACACGCCGGGGACGCGTTGCAGCGCCTCGGTCACCGAACGGTCGGGAAGCGCACCGATATCCTGTGCGGTGATCGCGTCGACGACGGTGTCGGAATTGCGCTTGATCGCCTGTGCGTTGGCAAGGCTCTGGCGGATGCCGGTAACGACGACGTCGTTATCGCCCGCCGCATCGCTGGCGGGGACGTTGCCGGTCGATTGTGCGGCGGGATCACCACCGGGGGCGTTGACCGAGGCCGCGGCGCCGGCGGTGTTCTGGCCGCTGGCGGCACCGGTCTGTGCGAAGGCTGGTGCGCTCAACGCGAACACGCACATCGCGGTCGCGGATACGCCAGCAAGGATCGCCTTGTTGCGAGTCCGGGTATGGGCCCCGCGCGCGAGCAAAATCCCGTCGACCATCGTCAAATCCCCACCTAATTTCACACCTGAACCGATGTCTCATCACCAACATGGTGCGGCATCTTAGGTCCTTGGGTACGACCGTCGTGGTACTAACGCAAGACAGTTTGTTTGCGCTAACAGCGATATTTCTTCGGCGGCGGAATGACGGTTCCGGCCGAGGGAAATCACGGTATGACGAGGGTCGCGGGAACACGTACGAGCGTGTCATTGTGGGATAGGATGGATGGAGCGGGCAGCGAAACAGCGGGTGGTGGTCGTCGGCGGGGGCACCTCCGGCTGGATGACCGCGGCGGCGCTGGCGAAGCTGCTGCCGACTCGCTGTTCGGTAGAGCTGGTCGAATCGGAGGCGATCGGGATCATCGGCGTCGGCGAGGCGACCTTGCCGCACATTCGCGCCTTCAACGAACGGCTTGGCATCGTCGAGGCGGAGTTCATGGCGGCGACGCGCGCCACCTTCAAGCTGGGGATCGAGTTTCGCGACTGGGGGCGGATCGGCGACAGCTACATCCATCCGTTCGGCACGTTCGGGCGCGGCAGCGGCGCGGTGCAATTCCACCATTATTATACGCGGCTGTTGCGCGCCGGGGTGGCGTTGCCGCCGATCGAGACATTCTCGATGGCCTGTTCGCTGGCGCGCGCGAAGCGCTTTGGTCAACCGTCGGGCGACGGGCAGCAGATCGCCTCGACGTTCGGCTACGCCTATCAATTCGATGCGGTCGCCTTCGCGCCTTACCTGCGCCGCTTCGCCGAGCAACTCGGCGCGCGGCGGACCGAGGGGCGGATCGTCGCGGCGGAGCGCGAGGCGGAAAGCGGCGACGTCACCGCGCTCGTGCTCGACGACGGGCGGCGGGTCGAGGGTGATCTGTTCGTCGATTGCTCGGGCTTTGCCGCGCTGCTGATCGGGAAGGAGCTGGGCGAACCGTTCGAGGATTGGTCGCGCTGGTTGCCCGCCGATCGCGCGGTGGCGATGCCGTGCCGCACCGAAACCTCGGTGACGCCCTATACCAGCGCGGTGGCGATGCCGTCGGGGTGGCGGTGGCGGATCCCGCTCCAGCATCGCACGGGCAATGGCTATGTCTTCGCGAGCGATTTCCTGTCGGAGACGGAAGCCGCCGATGCGCTGACCGCGGTGGTCGAGGGGGAGCCGCTGGTCGCGCCGCGCACCTTGCGGTTCAAGGCGGGGCGGCGGGCGCGGAGCTGGTCGGGCAATGTCGTGGCGATCGGGCTGGCTTCGGGGTTCCTCGAACCGCTGGAGTCGACGAGCCTCTATCTGGTGCAGCAGGCGATCACCGCATTGGTGGAGCTGTTTCCGGAACGCGCGATCTCGGCGGTCGATCGCGACGAGTTCAACCGGCTGATCAACATGGAATATGACCGGGTCCGCGACTTCCTGATCCTGCATTATCATGCGACGGAGCGCGATGACTCGCCGTTCTGGAACTATGTCCGGACGATGCCGATCCCCGACAGCCTCGCCGAGAAGATGGAGCTGTTCCGCCGGCGCGGGCGGGTGGTGAAATATCGGGAGGGTGCGTTCCTCGATGCCAGCTGGGTGTCGGTCTATCTCGGCCAGCGCGTCGTGCCGGTCGGCACCGATCCGCGCGCGGACGGGCCGTCGCTCGACAGTCTGGTCGCCGGGCTGGAGCGGATGCGCGGCGAGATCGCCGCGGCGGTCGGCGCGATGCCCGATCACGCCGCGTTCCTGGCGCACTATTGCCCGATGCCGGCGGCGGCGTGACGATGCTCGACGGGCCGATCCGGCACATCGCGGTCGTGGGGGGCGGCATCGTCGGCTGGTCGGCGGCGGCGGCGCTGCGGCGGCGCGTGCCGGGGGTGGCGGTCACGATCGTCGCGACGTCGCCGGCGCCGGATGCGCTGGCGGACCTGATGCCCCAGACCTTGCCGTCGGCGATCGGCTTCCACGACGACCTCGGGCTGCGCGAGGACGATGCGGTGCTCCGCCCGGGCGGCGGGTGGCGGCTGGGGACGTTGTTCGAAGGGTGGGCGGACGATCTGCCGTCCTATGTGCATGCATACGGTCCGTACGGGCAGCCGTTCGGGACCGCATCGTTCCACCATCACTGGGCGCGGGCGGCGCGCGCCGGAACCGCCGCGCCGTTCGACGACCATGCGCCGGTGGCAGTGCTGGCGCGCGCCGGACGGATGGCGTTGCCGTCGGCGGCGCTCTTCGCCGGGATCCAGCCGGCGTTGGTGCTCGACGTCGTGCGCTATCGTGCGATGCTGGAGGCGTTCGCGCGACATCTGGGGGTCGAGGTCGTTGCCGGGGCGGCCGCGGCGGTCGAGCGGCGCAGCGAGGATGGGTTCGTCGAGCGACTGAGGCTGACCGATGGCGGCACGGTGAGCGCCGACCTGTTCGTCGATGCCAGCGGTCCGCGCGCGACGGTGCGGGGCGCGATCGACGAGGAGTGGGAAGACTGGGCGCGGTGGCTGCGGTGCGACCGGCTGATCATGGCGGAGGGCGCGGCCGAACCCTTGTCGCCGCTCGACCGGGTCACCGCCTTGCCCGCCGGATGGCGCTGTCGGAGCGCGGCACCGGGGCGGGTGCTGCAAGGTGTGTGCTACGCGAGTGCGCTGTCGTCGGACGAGGCGGCGCGGGCAGAGCTGTCGGTGGCGGCAGGTCCAGCGATCGCGTTCCGGCAAGGGACGCGGCCGACGCCATGGGCGCGCAACTGCGTCGCGATCGGCGATGCGGCGACGGTGATCGAACCGCTCGACTTCACCAACCTGCATCTGGCGCATAGCGCGATCGACCGGATCGTGGCGATGCTGCCCGGACGCGCCTGCCATCCGCTCGAGATCGCGGATTACAACCGCCAGGCGCAGGCCGAAGTCGTCCGCGTGCGGGATTTCGTGCTCTGTCACTATGCGACGGCGCGGCGCGGGGAGCCGTTCTGGCAGCCGCCGCGCGACCTTCCCGACAGTCTCGCGCGGACGCTGGCGCTGTTCACGGAGCGGGGGAGATTGCCGTTCTTCGAGGAAGAGACGTTCGCGCGCGACGACTGGCTGGCGGTGCTGCTGGGGCAGGGTGCGCTGCCGCGGCGGATCGATCCGCTGATCGATACCACCCCGGCCGCCGAGAGCGAGCGGGCGATGGCGGCGTATCGGGCAGCGATCCAGCAGGCGGCGCTGCGCTGTCCGACGGCGGACGCTTATTACAACATGCAGCGGGAAATGCTGGTCCAATGAACGAACATACCATTCGCAGCATCGTCATCCTCGGCGGCGGGACCGCGGGCTGGATGGCGGCGGCGGCGCTTTCCCGCTTTATGAACAATGGCGTGACGCGCGTAACGCTGATCGAGTCCGAGGAGATCGGCACCGTGGGGGTCGGCGAGGCGACGATCCCGCCGCTGCGCACGTTCAACCAGATGCTGGGGATCGACGAGCACGACTTCATTCGCGAGACCGGCGGGACGTACAAGCTGGGGATCGAATTCGTCGGCTGGGGCGACGTCGGCGAGCGCTATTTCCACCCGTTCGGCGCGCATGGGCACGACCTGGGCGGTGTCCACTTCCACCAATTGTATCTTCGCGAGCGGCAGCGGCGCGTGCTGCCCGACATTTCGGCCTGGTCGATGAGCGCGGTGGCGGCGCAGGCGGGCAAGTTCGCGCCGCCCGCCGCGCAGGCGCAATCGGCGGTGAAGGACCTGTTCTACGCCTATCACTTCGATGCCGCGCGTTATGCGGGCTTCCTCCGCCGCTACGCCGAGCGGAACGGGGTGCAGCGGGTGGAAGGCAAGGTGACCGCGATCGCCCAACGGCCCGAGGACGGGCATGTCACGGCGCTGAAGCTGGAAGACGGGCGCGTGATCGGCGGCGACCTGTTCATCGACTGCTCGGGCTTTCGCGGCGTGTTGATCGAGGAAACGCTCGAAACCGGCTATGACGATTGGCGGCATTGGCTGCCGTGCGACCGCGCGGTTGCGGTGCCCAGCGCCAACAGCGGCGACCCGGCGCCGTTCACGCGCGCCACCGCGCGCGGTGCAGGCTGGCAATGGCGCATTCCCTTGCAGGAGCGGACCGGCAACGGGCTGGTCTATTGCAGCGACTTTCAAACACAGGAAGCGGCGGAGCGCGAGTTGCTCGCCAATCTGGAGGGCGCGCCGCTCGCCGATCCGCGCCATTTGTCGTTCACCACCGGGCGGCGGAAGCTGGCGTGGAACCGCAACGTCGTCGCGCTTGGGCTGGCGTCGGGGTTCATCGAACCGCTGGAGTCGACCTCGATCCACCTGGTCCAATCGGGGATCGCGCGGCTGATCGCGCTGTTCCCGGATCGCCGCTTCGACCCCGTCGAGCGCGACGAATATAATGCGCAGATGCACGAGCTTTATGCCGACGTGCGCGACTTCGTGATCCTCCACTACAAGGCGACGCGCCGCCGCGACACGCCGTTCTGGGAACGGTGTCGCACGATGGACATCCCCGACAGCCTCGCGCGCAAGATCGACCTGTTCCGCGGCAAGGGTCGCGTGTTCCGCGAAGGGCGCGAGCTGTTTGCGACGACCAGCTGGGTCAGCGTCTGCTTGGGGCAGCATATCGTCCCGGAGAATTACGAGCCGGCGGTCGATGCGCTCGACGAGCAGCGCGTCGCGGCGGCGCTGGACCAGATGCGGCACGACTATCTGGAGGTCGCGGCACGGCTGCCCACCCATGGCGACTTCCTGCGGCATCTCACGGAGATCGCAGCCGTCGCGCCACCTGCGCCGCCGCCGGAGGCCGCACCGACCTTTTCCTTCGCGTCGGAAAAGCCGTTCGATTTCTCGGCGGACCCGTTGTGAGGACGGACGCGATCCGCCGTGTCGTGATCGTCGGCGGCGGCACCGCGGGATGGATGGCGGCGGCGGCGATCGCGCGCGTGCTGGGCGAGATGCCGGGGCTGGCGATCGAACTGGTCGAGTCCGAGGCGATCGGCACGGTCGGGGTCGGCGAAGCGACGATCCCGCAGATCGTGCTGTTCAACAAGATGCTCGGCATCGACGAGGCCGACTTCATGCGCGAGACCCGCGCGACGTACAAATTGGGGATCGAGTTCGTCGACTGGCTTCGGCCCGGGCATCGCTATGTCCATCCGTTCGGCTCGTACGGGCTGGATATGAAGGGCATCGAGTTTCACCATTTCTGGCTGAAGGGGCAGGCGCTGGGCGACGACACCCCGCTCGACGCCTATTCGCTGGCGATCGTCGCCGGGCTGCAACGACGCTTCGCGCACCCGCGTCCGGATCAGCCGGGATCGCCGCTGTCGAAGCTGGGCTATGCCTTTCAGTTCGATGCGGGGCTGTACGCGCGCTTCCTGCGGCGGCTGGCGGAAGCCAATGGCGTGCGCCGCACCGAGGGGCGGATCGTGTCGGTCGAGCGCGATGCGGAGAGTGGCCATGTCGCCGCGGTGGTGCTCGAATCCGGTGCGCGCGTCGAAGGTGACCTGTTCATCGATTGCTCCGGATTCCGCGGGCTGCTGATCGAGGGCGAGATGCAGGCTGGCTTTGAGGATTGGAGCGACTGGTTGCCGTGCGACCGCGCGGTGGCAGTCCCGTGCGCGAACGGCGGCGACCGGCAGCCGCTGACGCGTTCCACCGCGCGCTCTGCGGGCTGGCAATGGCGCATTCCGCTCCAGCACCGCATCGGGAACGGTTATGTCTATGCCTCGGCGCATCTGTCGGACGATGAGGCGGCGGCGACGTTGCTCGGCAATCTCGACGGGGCGCCGCTCGGCAAGCCGCGCTTCCTGCGCTTCACGGCCGGGCATCGACGGCGGGCGTGGGTGGGGAATGTCGTGGCGCTGGGGCTGGCGGGCGGGTTTCTGGAGCCGCTGGAATCGACGAGCATCCATCTCGTCCAGTCGGCGATCGCGCGGTTGCTTACCTATTGGCCGACCCGCAGTTTCGACCAGCGCGAGATCGATCGCTTCAACACCGCGCATGTCGCCGACTATGTCGACATCCGCGACTTCCTGGTGCTGCATTATAAGGCGACCGAGCGGCGGGACAGCGCCTTCTGGGATTATTGCCGCGAGCTGGCGCCACCTGCGGGGCTTGCCGAGAAGCTGGCGATCTTCGCCGCGAACGGACGCGTTTTCCGTGAGGGCGAGGAATTGTTCACCGAGACGAGCTGGCTGTCGGTGATGGTCGGGCAGGGCGTGACGGCGGGGGGTATCACCCGGCCGCCGACCTGCTGTCCGACGCCGAGACGCTGACGCGGCTCGCGCACATCCGCCATGTGGTGGCCGAGACCGCCGCGCTGCTGCCCGAGCAGGACGAATTGCTGCGGCGGATGGGATGCGACGTGATGGGCGTTGCCGCATGACGCCCGCACCGCTTCCCGAGTTGGAGGGCATCGACCGGCGTACCTTCGAAGCGGAGATCCGTCCCGCCGCGCGCCCGGTGGTGCTGCGCGGCATCGCCCGCGACTGGCCGGCGGTGACGGCGGCGCGGGCGTCGGCGGAGGCGGGCGTCGGCTATCTCAAGCGGTTCAGCCGGCCCGATCCGGTGTCGGCGATCCTTGGTGAACCGTCGATCGAGGGGCGCTTTTTCTACACGCCCGATCTGGGCGCGATGAACTTCGTGCGCGGGCAGACACCGCTCGACCCGTTCCTCGATCGGCTGCTTCGCGACCGCGATCATGCGCAGCCCTATGCGATGGCGATCCAGTCGGTCCCGCTGCCGGAGCTGTTGCCGGGATTCACGGAAGAGAATGCCACCACGCTGGTCGCGAGCGAGGTCGTGCCGCGGATGTGGCTGGGCAATGCGATCCGTGTCGCGACGCATTACGACCTGATGGAGAATATCGGCGTCGTGGTGATGGGGCGGCGGCGGTTCACGTTGTTCCCGCCCGAGCAGGTGGCGAACCTCTATATGGGGCCGCTGGAGCTGACGCCCGCGGGGACGCCGGTCAGCCTCGTCGATCCGGACGATCCCGATTATCCGCGCTTTCCGCGCTTTGCCGAGGCGGCGCGCGTCGCGCAGGTGGCGACGCTGGAGCCGGGCGACGGCATCTATATTCCGTTCCACTGGTGGCACGCGGTGCGGTCGCTCGACGCGGTCAATGCGTTCGTCAATTACTGGTGGAACCCGGCACCCGCGGGGCTCGGTAATCCGTATGATGCGCTGCTGCACGCGCTGGTGGCGATCGCGCCGCTGCCGGCGGATCAGCGCGCCGCTTACCGCGCGGTATTCGAGCAACTGGTGTTTCGCGGCAACGGCGATCCGGCAGCGCACCTCCCCGACACGGCGAAGGGCGTGCTGGGACCGATCGATGCCGCGACCGCCGCGCGGATCCGGGCGACGCTGCGGGAAAGTCTCGCGCGGTCTTAAGCCGTCGTTCGCCTAGACGCGGCCGCCGAGCAGACGGATCAGGAAACCGCGGAGCCGTTCGGTGCGCGCCGGGCTTCCCGCCGACAGGATACCGCGTGCCGCCTCGGGCAGATGCGCGCCGGCGTTCGCGGCGTCGTCGTCGAAGACATAATGGTCGAACCATGTGCGCCATGCCGCGCGCGGTGCCGGCGGCAGGTCGCGGATCGCCATCAGCGCGTGGACCAGCGCGCCGAACGGCGATGCGGTTTCCTCATGCGTCCACCAGTAATTCACGAGCACGTTGAGCCGGTCGAGCGCGGCGACGT includes:
- a CDS encoding tryptophan halogenase family protein, which translates into the protein MRTDAIRRVVIVGGGTAGWMAAAAIARVLGEMPGLAIELVESEAIGTVGVGEATIPQIVLFNKMLGIDEADFMRETRATYKLGIEFVDWLRPGHRYVHPFGSYGLDMKGIEFHHFWLKGQALGDDTPLDAYSLAIVAGLQRRFAHPRPDQPGSPLSKLGYAFQFDAGLYARFLRRLAEANGVRRTEGRIVSVERDAESGHVAAVVLESGARVEGDLFIDCSGFRGLLIEGEMQAGFEDWSDWLPCDRAVAVPCANGGDRQPLTRSTARSAGWQWRIPLQHRIGNGYVYASAHLSDDEAAATLLGNLDGAPLGKPRFLRFTAGHRRRAWVGNVVALGLAGGFLEPLESTSIHLVQSAIARLLTYWPTRSFDQREIDRFNTAHVADYVDIRDFLVLHYKATERRDSAFWDYCRELAPPAGLAEKLAIFAANGRVFREGEELFTETSWLSVMVGQGVTAGGITRPPTCCPTPRR
- a CDS encoding tryptophan halogenase family protein, whose translation is MNEHTIRSIVILGGGTAGWMAAAALSRFMNNGVTRVTLIESEEIGTVGVGEATIPPLRTFNQMLGIDEHDFIRETGGTYKLGIEFVGWGDVGERYFHPFGAHGHDLGGVHFHQLYLRERQRRVLPDISAWSMSAVAAQAGKFAPPAAQAQSAVKDLFYAYHFDAARYAGFLRRYAERNGVQRVEGKVTAIAQRPEDGHVTALKLEDGRVIGGDLFIDCSGFRGVLIEETLETGYDDWRHWLPCDRAVAVPSANSGDPAPFTRATARGAGWQWRIPLQERTGNGLVYCSDFQTQEAAERELLANLEGAPLADPRHLSFTTGRRKLAWNRNVVALGLASGFIEPLESTSIHLVQSGIARLIALFPDRRFDPVERDEYNAQMHELYADVRDFVILHYKATRRRDTPFWERCRTMDIPDSLARKIDLFRGKGRVFREGRELFATTSWVSVCLGQHIVPENYEPAVDALDEQRVAAALDQMRHDYLEVAARLPTHGDFLRHLTEIAAVAPPAPPPEAAPTFSFASEKPFDFSADPL
- a CDS encoding tryptophan halogenase family protein encodes the protein MERAAKQRVVVVGGGTSGWMTAAALAKLLPTRCSVELVESEAIGIIGVGEATLPHIRAFNERLGIVEAEFMAATRATFKLGIEFRDWGRIGDSYIHPFGTFGRGSGAVQFHHYYTRLLRAGVALPPIETFSMACSLARAKRFGQPSGDGQQIASTFGYAYQFDAVAFAPYLRRFAEQLGARRTEGRIVAAEREAESGDVTALVLDDGRRVEGDLFVDCSGFAALLIGKELGEPFEDWSRWLPADRAVAMPCRTETSVTPYTSAVAMPSGWRWRIPLQHRTGNGYVFASDFLSETEAADALTAVVEGEPLVAPRTLRFKAGRRARSWSGNVVAIGLASGFLEPLESTSLYLVQQAITALVELFPERAISAVDRDEFNRLINMEYDRVRDFLILHYHATERDDSPFWNYVRTMPIPDSLAEKMELFRRRGRVVKYREGAFLDASWVSVYLGQRVVPVGTDPRADGPSLDSLVAGLERMRGEIAAAVGAMPDHAAFLAHYCPMPAAA
- a CDS encoding tryptophan 7-halogenase, with translation MPDAGGGVTMLDGPIRHIAVVGGGIVGWSAAAALRRRVPGVAVTIVATSPAPDALADLMPQTLPSAIGFHDDLGLREDDAVLRPGGGWRLGTLFEGWADDLPSYVHAYGPYGQPFGTASFHHHWARAARAGTAAPFDDHAPVAVLARAGRMALPSAALFAGIQPALVLDVVRYRAMLEAFARHLGVEVVAGAAAAVERRSEDGFVERLRLTDGGTVSADLFVDASGPRATVRGAIDEEWEDWARWLRCDRLIMAEGAAEPLSPLDRVTALPAGWRCRSAAPGRVLQGVCYASALSSDEAARAELSVAAGPAIAFRQGTRPTPWARNCVAIGDAATVIEPLDFTNLHLAHSAIDRIVAMLPGRACHPLEIADYNRQAQAEVVRVRDFVLCHYATARRGEPFWQPPRDLPDSLARTLALFTERGRLPFFEEETFARDDWLAVLLGQGALPRRIDPLIDTTPAAESERAMAAYRAAIQQAALRCPTADAYYNMQREMLVQ
- a CDS encoding cupin-like domain-containing protein translates to MTPAPLPELEGIDRRTFEAEIRPAARPVVLRGIARDWPAVTAARASAEAGVGYLKRFSRPDPVSAILGEPSIEGRFFYTPDLGAMNFVRGQTPLDPFLDRLLRDRDHAQPYAMAIQSVPLPELLPGFTEENATTLVASEVVPRMWLGNAIRVATHYDLMENIGVVVMGRRRFTLFPPEQVANLYMGPLELTPAGTPVSLVDPDDPDYPRFPRFAEAARVAQVATLEPGDGIYIPFHWWHAVRSLDAVNAFVNYWWNPAPAGLGNPYDALLHALVAIAPLPADQRAAYRAVFEQLVFRGNGDPAAHLPDTAKGVLGPIDAATAARIRATLRESLARS